The following proteins are encoded in a genomic region of Gemmatimonadota bacterium:
- a CDS encoding nucleotidyltransferase domain-containing protein, whose translation MREKIRFSPEDQQFINRAIDSCQRMGERPVLMLIGSRAANFADEWSDLDLCIIGDKRHLSGEDRRTYERSGQLFVDRGDYEAHWSFYDEDDLRAWLETYPDEMMWVIATSRTLYGSSNIAEELKHRYSLYPPAVAESKLKWIFGKYHYSQRGPLAMAARNKVETAFVAVGNVIEHLCKMCCVADRQPFPYDKWLVEAAKQTQLGAMVYPSIQRAVGGMREFLAPPADRNWRDWIPVKELRATLPIVQSGLKELGWVGDWIDNPETTYFEETVRRPAP comes from the coding sequence ATGAGAGAAAAGATTCGTTTCAGTCCAGAAGATCAACAGTTCATCAATCGAGCCATAGATTCTTGCCAACGAATGGGTGAACGCCCTGTCCTCATGTTGATTGGGAGTCGCGCCGCTAACTTTGCCGATGAATGGTCAGACCTCGACCTTTGTATCATTGGCGATAAGCGGCACCTTTCCGGTGAAGATCGGAGGACTTATGAACGAAGCGGGCAACTCTTCGTCGATAGAGGCGACTACGAAGCCCACTGGTCGTTTTACGATGAAGATGACCTGCGGGCGTGGTTGGAAACATACCCGGATGAGATGATGTGGGTGATTGCCACCTCGCGAACCCTCTACGGTAGTTCAAATATCGCTGAAGAGCTGAAACATCGCTATTCCCTGTATCCGCCAGCGGTCGCGGAGAGCAAGTTGAAGTGGATATTCGGCAAGTATCATTACTCGCAGCGCGGTCCACTGGCTATGGCAGCTCGAAATAAGGTGGAAACAGCGTTTGTTGCGGTTGGAAACGTCATCGAACACCTCTGCAAAATGTGCTGCGTTGCTGACAGACAGCCGTTTCCCTACGACAAATGGCTGGTTGAAGCAGCCAAACAAACACAACTGGGCGCGATGGTATATCCATCGATTCAACGGGCAGTAGGCGGCATGAGAGAATTTCTCGCCCCACCGGCCGACCGCAACTGGCGTGACTGGATACCCGTGAAAGAATTGCGGGCGACATTGCCAATTGTTCAAAGCGGACTGAAAGAACTGGGTTGGGTTGGCGATTGGATTGACAATCCAGAGACAACTTACTTTGAAGAGACAGTGAGACGACCTGCGCCCTGA
- a CDS encoding nucleotidyltransferase domain-containing protein encodes MLDIVNLPEHRRVFDSLLRHFRDIDEVIGIFVSGSQATGEMDEQSDLDLGVVFDSQKIRDAVWSKRWNWATEPWFHRFDADHIKEYFVIYLFEPCVKADINLYIEEDLPGWKGGPFHLIWTKSDRLEEWCQVSNDKVRRENRPTPSEEVLIHEDERLWAWLVYVVLHTKRGEYYSAAWSFADLRNIVEKWHAYLQGEHKFTPRQFEQRMPSHLTGRFATLFPQPTRNSLKKAYYNLAELHEEQRREIGSRLGLTWKISEYGICRVKDMIGEI; translated from the coding sequence ATGCTCGATATAGTCAATCTCCCTGAGCACAGACGCGTTTTTGACAGTCTATTGCGACACTTCCGGGACATAGACGAAGTCATCGGCATCTTCGTCAGCGGAAGTCAAGCTACCGGAGAGATGGACGAGCAATCCGACCTTGATTTAGGGGTTGTTTTTGATTCCCAAAAAATCCGAGATGCTGTCTGGTCTAAAAGGTGGAATTGGGCGACCGAACCGTGGTTCCACCGATTTGATGCAGATCACATCAAGGAGTATTTCGTTATCTATCTTTTCGAGCCGTGCGTCAAGGCAGACATCAATCTGTACATAGAGGAGGACTTGCCAGGTTGGAAGGGAGGGCCCTTTCATCTTATCTGGACGAAGTCAGACAGGCTTGAAGAATGGTGTCAAGTTTCGAATGATAAGGTACGCCGCGAGAACAGGCCGACTCCCAGTGAAGAAGTGTTGATCCATGAAGACGAACGTCTCTGGGCTTGGCTTGTGTATGTTGTTTTGCACACGAAGCGTGGTGAGTACTATTCCGCAGCCTGGTCGTTTGCCGATCTACGCAACATCGTGGAGAAATGGCATGCATATCTACAGGGAGAACACAAATTCACGCCCAGGCAGTTCGAGCAGCGGATGCCATCGCACCTAACTGGCCGATTTGCGACTCTATTCCCTCAGCCAACACGAAATTCACTCAAGAAGGCTTACTATAACCTGGCGGAACTACATGAGGAGCAGCGCAGAGAAATCGGTTCACGACTTGGATTGACCTGGAAGATAAGCGAGTATGGTATATGTAGGGTCAAGGATATGATTGGCGAAATATAG
- a CDS encoding helix-turn-helix domain-containing protein, whose protein sequence is MNEKNRNIGQEILSGLQEIKRGEHGRIIAVPDIAQTRAKVGLSQAQFAQLMGVSVRTLQDWEQGRRRPSGAARTLLIIADKNPQAILDVM, encoded by the coding sequence ATGAATGAAAAGAATAGAAATATCGGTCAAGAGATTCTATCTGGCCTACAGGAAATTAAGCGCGGCGAACACGGTCGTATTATCGCAGTGCCTGACATTGCCCAAACGAGAGCGAAAGTAGGTCTTTCTCAGGCTCAGTTTGCCCAATTGATGGGTGTATCTGTTCGCACACTGCAAGATTGGGAGCAGGGCCGCCGTCGTCCATCGGGAGCAGCCCGGACACTATTGATAATCGCAGACAAAAACCCTCAAGCGATATTGGATGTGATGTAA